A stretch of the uncultured Trichococcus sp. genome encodes the following:
- the istA gene encoding IS21 family transposase encodes MRKDIREGVRFYIMNDIKPNFAQMARQYDSDPRTIKKHFEEQQNPELIKPRKPVPEKASKLDPYRTLIDEKVSEGCSATAIYSLLKRRGYEGKITILRDYCRTLKQTKTKKATIRIETNPGLSAQVDWKENMTLYTSSGRPVTFNIFLYVLGYSRMKYLELTFEKKQDTLFMCLNDAFYLTGGVPREIWFDNMKTVVNHAKSQYKKVVFHDTFYAFSKDASFQPIACRPFRPQTKGKVEALARTCERLRVMNGEFDDELELCHYVHDLAEELNYEVSQATGQRPIDLWEHEKEHLQAFDFELLAEYSCDDIRRIVSTESMVQFRTSKYSVPIKYIGEEVEIRLTTAFIHIYYNGELIQTHPISEKKRSYTYDTHDAYEILKSDVFKHKEDEEIYAFIENSLAQYDDV; translated from the coding sequence ATGAGAAAAGATATTCGAGAAGGAGTGAGGTTCTACATTATGAACGACATCAAACCAAATTTTGCACAGATGGCACGTCAATACGACAGTGATCCACGTACCATTAAAAAACACTTTGAGGAACAACAGAATCCTGAGTTGATTAAGCCCAGGAAACCCGTGCCGGAGAAAGCCAGTAAATTGGATCCTTATCGGACCCTGATTGACGAAAAGGTTTCGGAAGGCTGTTCCGCTACGGCGATTTATTCGCTCCTTAAACGGCGAGGATACGAAGGAAAAATCACGATTCTTCGGGACTATTGCCGAACACTGAAACAAACAAAAACCAAGAAGGCAACAATTCGAATTGAAACGAACCCTGGTCTGTCGGCGCAAGTGGATTGGAAGGAGAATATGACCCTTTACACGAGTTCCGGGCGGCCCGTCACATTCAATATCTTCTTGTACGTGCTGGGTTATTCACGCATGAAATATTTGGAACTGACTTTTGAGAAAAAGCAAGATACGTTATTCATGTGCTTAAACGATGCCTTTTATTTAACCGGCGGTGTACCCAGGGAAATCTGGTTCGACAATATGAAAACAGTGGTCAATCATGCCAAATCCCAATACAAAAAGGTCGTCTTCCACGACACCTTCTACGCCTTCAGTAAGGATGCCAGTTTTCAGCCTATCGCTTGTCGTCCGTTCCGGCCTCAGACAAAAGGAAAAGTGGAGGCTTTGGCAAGAACCTGCGAACGGTTGCGCGTTATGAATGGCGAATTTGATGATGAGCTCGAGTTATGTCACTACGTCCATGATTTAGCCGAAGAGCTCAATTATGAGGTTTCCCAAGCGACAGGCCAACGGCCAATCGACTTATGGGAACACGAAAAAGAGCACCTACAGGCATTCGATTTTGAACTGTTGGCTGAATACAGTTGTGACGATATTCGCCGTATCGTCAGCACAGAATCCATGGTCCAATTTCGAACGAGTAAGTACTCCGTTCCCATTAAATATATCGGCGAGGAAGTCGAAATTCGACTCACTACCGCATTCATACACATTTATTATAATGGAGAATTGATTCAAACGCATCCGATTAGTGAAAAAAAGCGATCCTATACGTACGACACTCATGACGCCTACGAGATTTTGAAGTCTGATGTGTTTAAGCATAAAGAGGACGAAGAAATCTATGCGTTCATTGAAAATTCTTTGGCGCAGTATGATGATGTGTAG
- a CDS encoding 6-phospho-beta-glucosidase, with translation MSFPNNFLWGGATAANQTEGAYTIDGRGLSNLDYMPYGESRFQVGTGNLDPKSLPEDTFFPSRVAIDHYHHYKEDIALMAQMGFKVYRLSLSWSRIYPKGNESKPNQLGLDYYLNVFKECRKYNIEPLVTINHFDIPMYLVDEYGGWKNRQTIDFYLKFTETVFTHYKDYVKYWLTFNEINMVLHFPFVATGLTFKPEDNRKQITTDVIHHQLVASSKATQLAKKINPDFQIGCMLAAGSYYAQTPRPEDVWKSIQDSRESYMFSDVQVRGSYPNYYLKQIEQQNLTLPIKDGDIEVLRDHTVDFISFSYYSSRVSSAQPDAANQTESNIFASEINPYLETSEWGWQIDPLGFRITINEIYDRYNKPMFVVENGLGAVDNLTETDEIHDDYRIEYHKEHIKAMSDAITLDGVELIGYTSWACIDSISNGTGEMAKRYGFIYVDRDNFGKGTFRRIPKKSFYWYQEVIKSNGENLNEK, from the coding sequence ATGTCATTTCCAAACAATTTTTTATGGGGCGGAGCAACTGCTGCGAATCAAACAGAAGGAGCTTACACTATTGATGGACGAGGCCTTTCAAATTTAGATTATATGCCTTACGGGGAATCACGTTTCCAAGTAGGTACAGGAAATTTGGATCCTAAATCTTTACCAGAGGATACTTTCTTTCCATCAAGAGTCGCCATTGACCATTATCACCATTACAAAGAGGATATTGCACTGATGGCCCAAATGGGATTCAAAGTCTACCGATTATCCCTCTCTTGGTCAAGAATTTATCCTAAGGGAAATGAATCCAAACCTAACCAGTTAGGCCTGGATTACTATCTGAATGTCTTTAAAGAGTGTCGAAAATATAATATTGAACCCTTAGTAACCATCAATCATTTTGATATCCCTATGTATTTAGTTGACGAATATGGTGGATGGAAGAATCGTCAAACTATTGATTTTTATTTAAAATTCACTGAAACAGTGTTTACTCATTATAAAGATTATGTCAAATATTGGCTTACTTTTAATGAAATCAATATGGTCTTACATTTCCCTTTTGTAGCAACAGGCTTAACTTTTAAACCAGAGGATAATAGAAAGCAGATTACAACTGATGTGATCCATCATCAATTAGTCGCCAGCTCTAAAGCAACTCAGCTTGCTAAAAAAATAAACCCTGATTTTCAAATTGGATGTATGTTGGCTGCTGGAAGTTATTATGCTCAGACGCCGCGTCCAGAAGATGTATGGAAATCCATCCAAGATTCACGTGAAAGCTATATGTTTTCAGATGTCCAAGTAAGAGGAAGCTACCCTAATTATTATTTAAAACAAATCGAACAACAAAATCTCACTCTTCCTATTAAAGATGGTGATATCGAAGTTTTAAGAGACCACACTGTAGATTTTATTAGCTTTTCTTATTATTCTTCAAGAGTAAGCAGCGCCCAACCTGATGCTGCGAATCAAACCGAAAGCAATATTTTTGCTTCAGAAATCAATCCTTATTTAGAAACTAGCGAATGGGGTTGGCAAATTGATCCATTAGGATTTCGAATTACAATCAATGAAATTTATGATCGTTACAACAAACCTATGTTTGTTGTAGAGAATGGTTTAGGGGCTGTCGATAATTTAACAGAAACTGATGAGATTCATGATGATTATAGAATTGAATACCATAAAGAACATATCAAAGCCATGTCTGACGCAATCACTCTAGATGGTGTCGAATTAATCGGCTATACCTCATGGGCATGTATTGATTCTATTTCTAATGGAACTGGTGAAATGGCTAAGCGCTATGGTTTTATTTATGTTGACCGAGATAATTTCGGTAAGGGAACATTCAGACGTATTCCGAAAAAATCTTTTTATTGGTATCAAGAAGTAATTAAAAGTAACGGTGAAAATTTAAATGAAAAATAA
- a CDS encoding IS1380 family transposase, protein MATLHENTLNFNKKMTVTNTGGNLSTDAGLVLVKEFLYSIGFEQLMEKELHFQDSRLLPTHSNETILEQLIFQLIAGYDTDASANILRHDPFFQQMLEKSTLASQPSLSRFWDRISESPDALLQLQALNQAILDKVRIQRNATELVFDLDSTYSDTYGDQEETAFNTHYQTTGYHPLVAFDGLTKDFLKAELRSGNTYCSTGAADFLNPLLEHYNQTVPVSTILVRADSGFAAPELYDLCEEKEHQYVIRLKRNARLHKFAEQFVQVGDETEWSQKEEHFYSIRYQAGTWKHDRRVCIRSVREANELIFHHEFIITNLSDVVSTEQVYQTYWKRGTMENFIKEAKNGFFFDKTDSSHFLENAVRMMVSVLSYNINNFIRTLAFPEKAKGLQIQSIRLRFFKIAGKLIHSGRRMMLKLSTHHVYQDEFFHILRQIQSLSW, encoded by the coding sequence ATGGCAACTTTACACGAAAATACGCTAAACTTCAACAAAAAAATGACGGTTACAAATACTGGAGGTAATCTCTCCACGGATGCTGGTCTCGTTTTAGTTAAAGAATTCCTTTATTCAATCGGATTCGAACAGTTGATGGAGAAAGAGCTTCATTTTCAAGACTCCCGTCTTTTACCTACACATTCAAATGAAACCATCCTTGAACAACTGATTTTCCAATTAATTGCAGGCTATGATACCGATGCATCTGCCAACATCTTACGTCATGATCCTTTCTTCCAGCAGATGCTTGAAAAAAGTACATTGGCTTCACAACCTTCGCTTTCGCGTTTTTGGGATCGCATTAGTGAGAGTCCCGATGCGCTTTTGCAGCTACAAGCGCTCAATCAAGCGATTCTGGATAAGGTACGCATACAACGTAATGCAACAGAACTGGTTTTTGATTTGGATTCCACATATAGTGACACCTACGGCGATCAAGAAGAAACGGCCTTTAACACACATTATCAAACAACCGGTTATCATCCGCTCGTTGCCTTTGATGGTCTGACCAAGGACTTTCTGAAGGCGGAACTGCGTTCCGGAAACACATACTGCTCAACCGGGGCAGCCGATTTTTTGAATCCGCTTCTTGAACACTATAATCAGACCGTTCCAGTCAGCACCATTCTTGTCCGCGCAGATAGTGGCTTTGCAGCGCCGGAACTGTATGACCTCTGTGAAGAAAAAGAGCATCAGTACGTCATTCGGCTCAAACGGAATGCCCGCTTGCATAAGTTCGCGGAACAGTTTGTTCAAGTTGGGGATGAGACCGAATGGAGTCAGAAGGAAGAGCATTTCTACTCCATTCGCTACCAAGCCGGCACTTGGAAGCATGATCGTAGAGTTTGCATTCGTTCTGTCAGGGAAGCAAATGAACTGATTTTCCACCATGAATTCATTATCACCAATCTATCCGATGTTGTCTCGACTGAACAAGTCTACCAAACGTATTGGAAGAGAGGTACGATGGAGAATTTCATCAAGGAAGCCAAGAATGGCTTCTTCTTCGACAAGACGGACAGTTCTCATTTCTTGGAGAATGCCGTCCGCATGATGGTCAGCGTCCTTTCCTATAACATCAACAATTTTATACGCACACTAGCTTTCCCGGAAAAGGCCAAAGGCCTACAGATACAAAGTATTCGTCTTCGGTTTTTCAAGATCGCTGGGAAACTGATCCACAGCGGAAGACGCATGATGCTAAAACTCAGCACCCATCATGTCTACCAAGATGAATTTTTTCATATCCTACGGCAAATTCAATCCTTGTCTTGGTGA
- a CDS encoding 2'-5' RNA ligase family protein, translating into MYTYAFVGYLDHETEVNFRRLWQDLSEQNISHYGVETKGKRPHITIADYDALDKNRFIQLADGFYEDKKKVDLTLNTIGTFIDTGTLFFAPTLSTELLDFHSSHHDYFRTFNENETSFYLPSKWSPHCTIASRLDEDKMVQAFSYCKKNIDRIHGTLCEIALIELKLNNDGVVIEDTVIFSKELK; encoded by the coding sequence ATGTATACATATGCATTTGTAGGTTATTTAGACCATGAAACAGAAGTGAATTTCCGAAGATTATGGCAGGATTTAAGTGAACAGAATATTAGTCACTATGGTGTGGAAACTAAAGGAAAAAGACCTCATATCACTATTGCTGATTATGATGCTTTAGATAAGAATAGGTTTATACAATTAGCAGATGGGTTCTATGAGGATAAGAAAAAGGTAGATTTGACTTTGAATACAATAGGAACTTTTATCGATACAGGCACTTTATTCTTTGCTCCGACTTTATCAACTGAATTACTTGATTTTCATAGTAGCCATCACGACTACTTCAGAACATTCAACGAGAATGAAACGTCATTTTATCTTCCTAGTAAATGGAGTCCTCATTGCACCATTGCGAGTAGATTAGATGAAGATAAAATGGTGCAAGCATTTAGCTATTGTAAAAAAAATATAGATAGAATCCACGGTACATTATGTGAAATTGCTCTAATAGAACTTAAACTTAACAATGATGGTGTGGTAATAGAAGATACCGTTATTTTTTCCAAGGAACTAAAATAA
- the istB gene encoding IS21-like element helper ATPase IstB, translating into MSNHVQLLNNFEKLGLLRMREYFPNYQEVVNREAIPFTEALLELTNRELAFRSDRKVERAVENARFPVIRALKDFDFYFQPSINRHEILDLQHMGFLEKAENIIFIGNSGVGKTHLATALGVEACHQGVKAIFINCHELIQKLQSAYEKGTLERVLKRYSNYELLIIDEIGYLPIAKQEASLLFQLIRLRHEVHSTILTTNIPFSKWGDVFQDSAVTAAILDRLIHHSRVFQITGNSYRMKDYKLEREQRSKKKTPDDPP; encoded by the coding sequence ATGAGTAACCATGTCCAACTCCTCAATAATTTTGAAAAACTCGGTCTGCTTCGGATGCGGGAATACTTCCCCAACTACCAGGAAGTCGTAAACCGCGAAGCGATTCCCTTCACGGAAGCCCTACTGGAATTAACCAATCGAGAGCTGGCGTTTCGGTCCGATCGGAAAGTGGAGCGTGCTGTAGAAAACGCGCGGTTTCCGGTCATTCGTGCACTCAAAGACTTCGATTTCTACTTTCAGCCAAGCATCAACCGGCATGAAATTCTGGATCTGCAGCACATGGGCTTTCTTGAAAAAGCCGAAAATATTATATTCATCGGTAATTCAGGTGTCGGGAAAACGCATTTGGCGACTGCCCTCGGCGTGGAAGCCTGCCATCAAGGCGTTAAGGCCATATTCATCAACTGTCATGAGCTGATCCAAAAGCTCCAATCAGCTTATGAAAAAGGAACACTCGAACGGGTTTTAAAACGTTATTCGAACTACGAGCTCCTAATCATCGATGAAATCGGCTACCTGCCTATTGCCAAACAAGAGGCCAGTCTCCTCTTCCAACTGATCCGGTTGAGGCACGAGGTGCATTCCACCATCCTGACGACTAACATTCCCTTTTCCAAATGGGGAGACGTTTTTCAGGACAGCGCCGTGACAGCAGCCATTCTTGACCGCCTGATCCACCATTCCAGAGTATTCCAGATCACCGGAAACTCATATCGCATGAAAGACTACAAGCTGGAACGCGAGCAGCGTTCCAAGAAAAAAACACCGGACGATCCTCCGTGA
- a CDS encoding MurR/RpiR family transcriptional regulator gives MDKLNDVTNSYKKNSTFYILSLFFQEHIHEIPYITMDEVAIRTFVSKSQISKYVRYLDYKTYIDFKDACLEYLESLERRRHDFDVYDNMKDNILNFTNTMIYFLNSLTNSLDYNRLELLIKQLTSANTIYVFAQGDARYLCHQIQTELQVINKNVIICDVDFNHSYDINDNDLLLVLSIDGNTFKYNKRVVKRLEETNGTKWLISCQSNIRFKGKQLHVPIQYEKFNAYFFKYVIDLLILNLKQTY, from the coding sequence ATGGATAAACTAAATGATGTGACAAATTCCTATAAAAAAAATTCAACTTTCTATATATTGAGTTTATTTTTTCAAGAACATATTCATGAGATTCCTTATATTACAATGGATGAGGTTGCTATTAGAACGTTTGTATCAAAAAGTCAAATTTCTAAATATGTCAGATATTTAGACTATAAAACGTACATTGACTTTAAAGATGCTTGCTTAGAATACCTTGAATCCTTAGAGAGACGCCGTCACGATTTTGATGTATATGATAATATGAAAGATAATATTTTAAATTTTACAAATACTATGATTTATTTTCTTAACTCTCTAACAAATTCTTTAGATTATAATCGCCTGGAGTTATTAATTAAACAGCTTACCTCAGCAAATACTATATATGTGTTTGCTCAAGGCGATGCTCGTTACCTCTGCCATCAGATCCAAACAGAACTACAAGTGATCAACAAGAATGTTATTATTTGCGATGTTGATTTTAATCATTCCTACGATATTAACGACAATGATTTATTATTAGTACTCAGTATAGACGGCAATACTTTCAAGTACAACAAACGCGTAGTGAAGAGACTTGAGGAAACAAATGGAACAAAATGGCTCATAAGTTGTCAGAGTAATATAAGATTCAAAGGGAAACAGTTACATGTTCCCATACAATATGAAAAATTCAATGCCTACTTTTTTAAATATGTTATTGACTTATTAATCCTCAATTTAAAGCAAACCTATTAA
- a CDS encoding GNAT family protein: protein MEYNCYGQPIGPSLKESCFRELNATIIEGNTCDLIHASEGHAHVFYTDIFKKGLTPPAWTYLPFSSFPSEEAFADIFNKTFLSEDPYFFGIWDKEHSKVLGTLALMRNDRQNGVIEVGYVIYSQQLKKSIQATEAQYLLAKYVFEILGYRRYEWKCDSLNEPSKLAAQRLGFEYEGTFRQAVVYKNRNRDTSWFSMLDCEWERNKKRLEKWLSPGNFDQDGKQLLSLNDLK from the coding sequence ATGGAATATAACTGCTACGGGCAACCTATCGGACCAAGTTTAAAAGAAAGTTGTTTTAGAGAACTGAATGCAACAATAATAGAAGGAAACACTTGCGATTTAATCCATGCATCAGAGGGCCATGCACACGTATTCTATACCGATATTTTCAAAAAAGGACTTACGCCGCCAGCTTGGACGTATCTGCCCTTCTCATCCTTTCCATCAGAAGAAGCGTTTGCTGATATCTTCAACAAGACTTTTTTGTCCGAAGACCCTTACTTTTTTGGAATTTGGGATAAAGAACATTCAAAAGTGCTGGGCACGCTTGCGCTAATGCGTAACGATCGACAAAATGGCGTTATCGAAGTAGGTTATGTAATATACAGCCAGCAATTGAAAAAAAGCATTCAAGCTACCGAAGCCCAGTATTTGTTGGCAAAGTATGTTTTTGAGATTTTAGGGTACAGAAGATACGAATGGAAATGCGATAGTCTAAATGAGCCTTCTAAATTAGCTGCACAGAGGTTAGGATTTGAATATGAAGGCACATTCCGGCAGGCAGTTGTGTACAAAAATAGAAACCGCGATACATCGTGGTTCTCAATGCTTGATTGTGAATGGGAACGGAACAAAAAAAGGCTTGAAAAATGGTTATCGCCGGGTAATTTTGATCAAGACGGAAAACAGCTGCTTTCTTTAAACGACCTAAAATAA
- a CDS encoding LysE family transporter, giving the protein MPGYVLGNFFIYAIINAFTPGPGNILALNTVTNYGYKKGRSLFFGIFAGYYVVQIICALFVYGVSAFMPNILGIMKYIGAAYILWLAIHITVSKPESESTEKSASFFKGFLLQFVNVKIYLFGITALTGYITDYYTSFFDLILFELIVATIGTIATITWIGMGMMIQRMYQKHFRLINIILAASLLECIYSMLK; this is encoded by the coding sequence ATGCCTGGATATGTATTAGGGAATTTCTTTATTTATGCGATAATTAACGCGTTTACTCCGGGGCCGGGGAATATTTTAGCATTGAATACAGTCACAAATTATGGATACAAAAAAGGTCGCTCTTTATTTTTTGGCATCTTCGCAGGGTATTATGTAGTTCAAATTATCTGTGCACTGTTTGTCTATGGTGTGAGTGCTTTTATGCCGAATATCCTTGGCATAATGAAATATATTGGTGCTGCGTATATTCTATGGCTCGCCATTCATATCACGGTAAGCAAACCTGAGTCAGAAAGTACTGAAAAATCGGCCTCTTTTTTTAAAGGATTCTTGCTCCAATTTGTGAATGTGAAAATCTATTTGTTTGGTATAACCGCTCTGACCGGATATATAACGGATTACTACACTTCTTTTTTTGATCTAATATTGTTTGAACTGATTGTTGCCACAATCGGAACCATTGCCACAATCACTTGGATTGGAATGGGTATGATGATACAAAGGATGTATCAAAAACATTTTAGGCTCATCAATATTATTCTGGCAGCTTCATTGCTGGAGTGTATTTATAGTATGCTAAAGTGA
- a CDS encoding sugar-binding transcriptional regulator, giving the protein MKDDKKNILAKVAYLYYFEEKTQNEIAEELKIYRTTVSRMIKQAKDEGIVKIEIQEFNTQIYALERHMKSKYKLKDIEIVPVVESDSNEKKNQKLSKAAAAYIKRKIEMDSIVGVSWGETLGDTIAEIESKKKTNAMFVPIAGGPSHINSKYHVNTLVYEMARKFSGQNIFVNATVIQETPQLKKGIMDSKYFKELKDYWERLDIAIVGIGGPLRIRESQWRDLLTKEDYEDLELREAVGDCCCRFFDHEGKMLKGNLYERTIGLDLYHLKKVPLSVGIARSKVKSKSILAMLKKSYINCLITDEETVLEILRLEKDPYLDTYQ; this is encoded by the coding sequence TTGAAAGACGATAAAAAGAATATACTGGCGAAGGTAGCTTATCTGTACTATTTTGAGGAAAAAACACAGAATGAAATCGCTGAGGAATTAAAAATATACCGAACAACCGTCAGCAGAATGATCAAGCAGGCAAAGGACGAGGGCATCGTCAAGATCGAGATCCAGGAATTCAATACACAAATATATGCATTGGAACGGCATATGAAAAGTAAATACAAACTGAAGGACATCGAAATCGTTCCGGTCGTGGAATCGGATTCCAATGAAAAGAAAAATCAAAAATTATCGAAAGCAGCGGCTGCCTACATAAAAAGAAAAATAGAAATGGACAGCATTGTGGGCGTATCCTGGGGAGAAACGCTAGGCGATACGATAGCGGAGATCGAAAGCAAGAAAAAAACGAATGCCATGTTTGTTCCTATTGCCGGAGGACCCAGCCATATTAATTCCAAGTATCATGTGAATACCCTCGTTTACGAAATGGCCAGGAAATTCAGTGGGCAGAATATTTTTGTGAACGCTACAGTCATTCAAGAGACGCCGCAATTAAAAAAGGGTATAATGGACTCCAAATATTTCAAGGAATTGAAGGATTATTGGGAAAGATTGGATATCGCCATCGTCGGAATCGGCGGCCCTTTGAGGATAAGGGAAAGCCAATGGCGGGACTTGCTGACGAAGGAGGATTATGAAGATTTGGAACTCCGTGAAGCCGTAGGTGACTGCTGCTGCCGCTTTTTTGATCACGAAGGAAAGATGCTGAAGGGCAATCTGTATGAAAGAACAATCGGTTTGGATCTGTACCATCTAAAAAAAGTTCCATTATCGGTTGGCATAGCAAGATCTAAAGTGAAGAGCAAATCCATCTTAGCGATGCTGAAGAAGAGCTACATCAATTGCCTGATTACGGATGAAGAAACCGTCCTGGAAATATTAAGGCTGGAAAAAGACCCATACTTGGATACTTATCAATAG
- a CDS encoding LysR family transcriptional regulator, protein MKEVGNSMTFQHLKYLLTVAEKGSITEAAKGLFISQPSLSNAIKEVEKEIGFSIFTRSRTGIALTKEGMEFLSYARQVVQQMDLLESKYVFNVPVKQRFCVSTQHYTFTANAFVEMVQQFGQERFEFILNEAQTFQIIDDVKNRFSDVGILFISNSNETIMRKVLEKNNLDFYELFSVSPHVFLRTDHPLAKRGVVTLKDLEPYPRLSFLQGNYNSTYFAEELFSMEPAEKSIKVSDRAAIVNLMIGLDGYTISSGIFPKYLHGDSIVALPLAENEQMRIGYILNKGQALSELGVTYTEALRQYRV, encoded by the coding sequence ATGAAAGAAGTTGGGAACAGTATGACATTTCAACATTTGAAATATTTACTCACAGTTGCAGAGAAAGGGTCAATTACAGAAGCGGCAAAGGGATTATTCATTTCACAACCGAGTCTTTCAAATGCGATTAAAGAGGTGGAGAAAGAAATCGGGTTCAGTATTTTTACGCGAAGTCGGACGGGAATTGCCTTGACAAAAGAAGGCATGGAATTTTTAAGCTATGCAAGACAAGTAGTGCAACAGATGGATTTGCTGGAATCAAAATATGTTTTTAATGTACCCGTAAAACAGCGGTTTTGTGTTTCAACACAGCACTACACGTTCACGGCTAATGCGTTTGTGGAAATGGTGCAACAGTTCGGACAGGAACGTTTTGAATTTATCTTAAATGAAGCACAGACATTTCAAATCATTGATGATGTGAAGAATCGTTTTAGCGATGTAGGCATACTCTTCATAAGCAACAGCAATGAAACCATCATGCGAAAAGTGTTAGAGAAAAATAATTTGGACTTTTATGAGTTATTTAGCGTCAGCCCCCATGTATTTTTGAGAACGGATCATCCCTTGGCAAAAAGGGGTGTTGTCACCCTTAAAGATTTAGAGCCTTACCCTCGCTTAAGTTTTCTTCAAGGCAATTACAATTCCACTTATTTTGCAGAAGAACTTTTCAGTATGGAACCTGCAGAAAAGAGTATCAAAGTCAGTGATCGTGCGGCAATCGTGAACCTCATGATTGGTTTGGATGGTTATACGATTTCCAGCGGAATTTTCCCGAAATATCTGCATGGCGATTCTATCGTGGCACTTCCACTTGCAGAGAATGAACAAATGCGTATTGGGTACATTTTAAACAAAGGGCAAGCACTATCAGAATTGGGGGTAACATATACTGAGGCTTTGCGACAATACAGAGTATAA
- a CDS encoding DUF1648 domain-containing protein: MDHNQQFSIFSFQSSLSFLLLPLISGIFSYPYLPNRIAIHINELGQADNYLSKLAFLIGLPVAGLLFQLYRVVRCKKKDPTMNGFGWNRTSSSILLFPIFFDFAYFSALLYNLNV, translated from the coding sequence ATGGATCATAATCAGCAATTCTCAATATTCAGTTTTCAAAGCTCCCTTTCATTTTTGCTTCTTCCTCTTATCAGCGGAATTTTTTCTTACCCCTACCTGCCTAACCGGATTGCCATCCACATTAACGAACTGGGACAAGCGGATAACTATCTCTCGAAGCTGGCATTCTTAATCGGGCTTCCAGTTGCAGGCTTGCTGTTTCAACTTTACAGAGTGGTGCGCTGCAAGAAAAAAGACCCTACAATGAATGGTTTCGGCTGGAACAGAACCAGCTCTAGCATCCTGTTATTCCCGATTTTCTTTGACTTCGCTTATTTCTCTGCACTTCTTTACAATTTGAATGTTTGA